A genomic region of Gemmata massiliana contains the following coding sequences:
- a CDS encoding glycosyltransferase family 2 protein, with protein sequence MRCSLVIPVYNRASLTRECLDRLLASPETRGQELIVVDDCSRDETPALLANYGSKIRVVRHAVNMGYGQGINDGTALASREYIVHLNNDTIPVAGWLDALVRYADAHPRAGAVSSKLLNVDGSVQHAGIVFCAQLRPWHLYRWFPADHPAVNTSRRFQAVTGTSLLVRREAFARAGGFDAALGNSYNDVDFCVRLSELGYESHLCHESVVYHLEGASKTRTNRDEENYQRCAARWRGRVHEDEWDYYLRDGLVSVVRHNDLLEFVVSPLLGRVRRCDEGAATEGLLLKQSKQIGTLLREYIRLRLNTDIPARRGVEEPGALAPLPLGAGTDLREAVTELTDLAERVLEHDAERDALVRRLRWLKHSLPGRAVRALGRLVTRKSA encoded by the coding sequence ATGCGCTGTTCCCTGGTCATCCCCGTCTACAACCGCGCGAGCCTCACCCGAGAGTGCCTCGACCGTTTACTCGCGTCCCCGGAGACGCGGGGCCAGGAGCTGATCGTCGTCGATGATTGTTCCCGGGACGAAACGCCGGCTCTACTTGCCAACTACGGGAGCAAGATCCGCGTCGTCCGCCACGCGGTCAACATGGGCTACGGCCAAGGCATCAACGACGGCACGGCGCTGGCCTCGCGCGAGTACATCGTTCACCTGAACAACGATACGATTCCGGTCGCGGGGTGGCTCGACGCGCTGGTCCGCTACGCCGACGCCCACCCCCGAGCCGGGGCCGTCAGCAGCAAGTTACTCAACGTCGACGGGAGCGTTCAGCACGCTGGGATCGTGTTCTGCGCGCAACTGCGCCCGTGGCACCTGTACCGGTGGTTCCCCGCGGACCACCCCGCGGTCAACACGTCGCGCCGGTTCCAGGCGGTCACGGGCACATCGCTATTGGTGCGGCGCGAGGCGTTCGCCCGGGCCGGTGGGTTCGATGCCGCGCTCGGCAACAGTTACAACGACGTGGACTTTTGTGTGCGGTTGAGTGAACTCGGCTACGAGAGCCACCTCTGCCACGAGAGCGTCGTGTACCACCTCGAAGGTGCGTCGAAGACGCGCACGAATCGCGATGAAGAAAACTACCAGCGCTGCGCCGCGCGCTGGCGCGGGCGGGTGCACGAGGACGAGTGGGACTACTACCTCAGGGACGGCTTGGTCAGCGTCGTCCGCCACAACGACCTGCTCGAGTTCGTCGTCTCGCCCCTCCTGGGGCGCGTCAGACGGTGCGACGAGGGAGCCGCGACCGAGGGGCTGCTGCTGAAGCAATCGAAACAGATCGGTACCCTGCTGCGGGAGTACATCCGGCTCCGGCTGAACACCGATATCCCCGCGCGCCGCGGGGTTGAGGAGCCCGGAGCCCTCGCCCCACTGCCCCTGGGCGCCGGTACCGATCTTCGGGAGGCCGTCACGGAGTTGACCGACTTGGCCGAGCGCGTACTGGAGCACGACGCGGAACGCGACGCCCTGGTGCGCCGACTCCGGTGGCTCAAACACAGTCTGCCCGGCCGCGCCGTGCGGGCGCTGGGGCGGCTCGTAACACGGAAGAGTGCCTGA
- a CDS encoding carboxypeptidase-like regulatory domain-containing protein, which translates to MATSDRLEASGSRPSSALRTALLGVLLSAIAVGCSGSDTKLAPVEGTVTRHGRPIPHAQVIFVAEGDAGGPRATGVTDGSGKFRLTTDDGKDGAPIGRHRVCVIDTSAITDKMGLLSKQSVPENIAKHATTKSVNKGSSIPAQYGRPTDTPLRVDVRAGAQAIELQIH; encoded by the coding sequence GTGGCGACTTCTGATCGCTTGGAGGCGTCTGGATCGCGGCCCTCGTCTGCCCTCCGGACGGCCCTGCTCGGTGTTCTCTTGAGCGCGATCGCGGTCGGGTGTTCCGGTTCGGACACCAAACTCGCTCCGGTCGAAGGAACCGTCACGCGCCACGGTCGACCGATTCCCCACGCCCAGGTCATTTTCGTGGCCGAAGGGGACGCCGGGGGGCCACGCGCGACCGGGGTGACCGACGGGTCCGGGAAGTTTCGACTCACGACCGACGACGGCAAGGACGGGGCACCGATCGGTCGCCACCGCGTCTGCGTGATCGACACCTCCGCTATTACCGACAAGATGGGGTTACTGTCGAAACAGTCCGTGCCCGAGAACATCGCGAAACACGCGACAACGAAGTCCGTCAATAAAGGCTCGTCGATTCCGGCGCAGTACGGCCGGCCGACCGACACGCCGCTCCGGGTCGACGTCCGCGCCGGCGCCCAAGCGATCGAGTTGCAGATTCACTGA
- a CDS encoding DUF1559 family PulG-like putative transporter, whose protein sequence is MFIFRRLGFTLIELLVVIAIIAILIGLLLPAVQKVRAAAARAKCANNLKQLGLAAHNYHDAELMFPSAQKNGTFDSPGYLSAFIGLLPYMEQQSLYQQMYTKAIASGSPWMGNYLDNSPSSLNASVVASYACPADSLPSPAIAQMPEFNLYMGVTSYRHGYSGTAWGDLEYGQDGVICERPVRVTDITDGTSSTILFGEFSNSDPNWATFRPVLGDVDFPMPILSSGWVSLGLLLPAGTSFNPLNFTLPGTLPSDPVTASLQISMRFTGYGSQHSGGANFTLADGSVRFISNGVNGNPALFSGLGTRARGEVISGDF, encoded by the coding sequence ATGTTCATATTCAGGCGATTGGGGTTCACGCTGATCGAATTGCTAGTGGTAATTGCGATTATTGCGATCCTCATTGGATTGCTTCTGCCCGCGGTCCAAAAGGTCCGGGCCGCGGCCGCGCGAGCCAAGTGCGCCAACAACCTGAAGCAACTCGGGTTGGCCGCTCATAACTATCACGATGCCGAACTGATGTTCCCGAGCGCGCAAAAGAACGGAACTTTTGATTCCCCGGGCTACCTGTCCGCGTTCATTGGCCTGCTCCCCTACATGGAGCAGCAATCGCTTTACCAGCAGATGTACACCAAGGCGATCGCGTCCGGCAGCCCCTGGATGGGGAATTACCTCGACAACAGCCCGTCCTCGCTCAATGCGAGCGTGGTCGCGTCCTACGCTTGTCCAGCGGATAGTCTCCCCAGCCCGGCCATCGCTCAGATGCCGGAGTTCAACTTGTACATGGGGGTAACGAGCTATCGTCACGGGTACAGTGGGACGGCTTGGGGCGATCTCGAATACGGCCAGGACGGGGTAATTTGCGAGCGCCCCGTTCGGGTCACCGATATCACGGACGGCACGTCCAGTACCATCCTGTTTGGCGAGTTCTCCAACTCCGACCCAAACTGGGCGACGTTCCGGCCCGTCCTCGGAGACGTCGATTTTCCGATGCCAATCCTCTCTTCGGGATGGGTCAGTTTGGGTCTCCTCCTGCCCGCCGGTACGTCGTTCAACCCGTTGAACTTTACTCTGCCGGGCACGCTCCCCTCGGATCCCGTTACCGCGAGCCTCCAGATCTCGATGCGGTTCACGGGTTACGGTAGCCAGCACTCGGGGGGCGCGAACTTCACGTTGGCCGACGGTTCGGTTCGGTTCATTTCCAACGGGGTGAACGGTAACCCGGCGCTCTTCTCCGGCCTTGGCACGCGCGCACGCGGGGAGGTCATCAGTGGCGACTTCTGA
- a CDS encoding sigma-70 family RNA polymerase sigma factor has product MGRDVPRGLAHYIRDMAGLWRTDARTDRELLSAFVSGDGSAFAALVVRHGQTVWSACRRVLGNDADAEDAFQATFIALARNAAHVRSDSISGWLQKVSHTVAVNARKAAHRRNTVERQLLDRANRSDEQLPDEELRAVVDDEVARLPERLRVPLILYYLEGKTQAEIGRILGVTDRAAAHRLKQSLKLLRERLGRRGVAVATTALVAILGQVPIVTAVPIALVTQATEIALAVAAGSPIDTAATQLALGATRTHGWARLKLYSLVLVSVACALIGGALLAQRAEPYAESGPHGAPNAPLSGVMNRTDWFGDQLPAGAIARLGTVRFRTGGGTGLSSVAFGPAGKMLISSHGEDAVHFWDLETGREVRKLHAPRACWAVTTALNGNRLVAAGIDEIWAWDLADGAPRFLWSARSKSVGFANVEFSPDGTLIAHGGDAAEQINLLDAATGAVVRTLAGHGERFAFSADSKLLASWKWWEFTEVGVWDVATGAKRHTFVASSGKKGVSSAAFAPSGKWLATAGQDGELRVWDLDRGIEQYHLASDADPNAFVGFGPHGSTLLEIGGGRVRSWDAVTGRMTRAIACSIDNRWANVHRLSADGSQSAVAWHSGVGAWDVATGRELGSAVEMPHESVHPVVFSRDGATLATSTLDVNGAAVQLWDSDGRPRQRFAIPPGQLVWGCDFAADGSLSALIGTATQLPLDPPDRISRWDARTGARFAESRLPAGVRSVAFAPDGHHMAVALAEGVSLCNRATGRVVRKLPGACTADALTFSADESTLAALDAATGEITIWSLAGGRERKWPVSADPKVRASLRRSLALSPDGRLLAIGTEDFKIGIRVMNVATGTEVWELAGQLHGWRQEFAFAPDGRTIAACGFDGAVRVWELASGRERYRLAGHRSGVGAVTFSPDGRRLASASFDCTVLIWDVSTPQQPVPTDRPTVAQLWDALIAPDAAAGHRALVSFAATPETSVPLLRDRLCPGSDTRSTDLGDERDPKSPAHRATARGIEALERMGYDPAAKQLLEDLAKHPIESVSGREARRALDRLAGSLKRD; this is encoded by the coding sequence ATGGGGCGCGATGTGCCGCGCGGGCTCGCTCACTACATCCGGGACATGGCCGGGTTGTGGCGCACTGATGCGCGGACCGACCGCGAACTGCTCTCCGCGTTCGTGAGCGGGGACGGCTCGGCGTTCGCGGCCCTCGTGGTCCGGCACGGTCAGACCGTGTGGTCCGCGTGCCGGCGCGTACTGGGTAACGACGCGGACGCGGAGGACGCATTTCAAGCGACGTTCATCGCGCTGGCGCGGAACGCCGCCCACGTGCGCTCGGATTCCATATCGGGGTGGCTCCAGAAGGTGTCCCACACCGTGGCCGTGAACGCGCGCAAGGCCGCGCACAGACGTAACACGGTCGAGCGCCAGTTACTCGACCGGGCCAACCGTTCGGACGAGCAACTCCCCGATGAGGAGCTGCGGGCCGTTGTCGACGACGAAGTCGCCCGCCTCCCGGAACGGCTCCGGGTGCCGCTCATCCTTTATTACCTGGAAGGTAAGACACAGGCTGAGATCGGCCGCATCCTCGGTGTCACCGATCGCGCCGCGGCGCACCGCCTCAAACAATCACTGAAGTTGCTCCGCGAACGGCTCGGGCGCCGAGGAGTGGCGGTCGCCACGACCGCCTTGGTCGCGATTCTCGGTCAGGTTCCGATCGTGACCGCGGTTCCGATCGCACTCGTCACGCAAGCCACCGAGATCGCCCTGGCTGTTGCGGCCGGCAGTCCGATCGACACGGCCGCGACGCAACTGGCATTAGGGGCAACCCGCACACACGGGTGGGCACGGTTGAAGTTGTATTCCCTGGTGCTCGTTTCGGTCGCGTGCGCGTTGATTGGAGGCGCGCTCCTTGCTCAGCGGGCGGAGCCATACGCAGAGTCGGGGCCGCACGGTGCTCCAAATGCACCGCTTTCTGGAGTCATGAATCGCACCGACTGGTTCGGTGACCAGTTGCCTGCGGGGGCGATCGCCCGACTCGGTACCGTGCGATTTCGCACGGGCGGGGGTACCGGATTATCGAGCGTCGCGTTCGGGCCAGCGGGGAAAATGTTGATTTCGTCCCACGGGGAAGACGCGGTTCATTTCTGGGATCTGGAAACGGGGCGCGAGGTCCGCAAGCTCCACGCGCCGCGAGCGTGTTGGGCCGTAACCACAGCGCTGAACGGCAACCGCTTGGTGGCCGCGGGGATCGATGAGATCTGGGCGTGGGATTTGGCGGACGGCGCGCCCCGATTTTTGTGGAGTGCGCGGTCCAAGTCCGTCGGATTCGCCAACGTCGAGTTTTCACCCGACGGGACGTTAATTGCTCACGGTGGGGACGCGGCAGAGCAAATCAATTTACTCGACGCGGCCACTGGCGCCGTCGTTCGCACGTTGGCCGGGCACGGGGAGCGGTTCGCGTTCTCGGCGGATTCCAAGTTGCTCGCGTCTTGGAAGTGGTGGGAGTTCACCGAGGTCGGCGTCTGGGACGTAGCGACCGGTGCCAAACGGCACACGTTCGTCGCTAGCAGCGGTAAGAAGGGAGTCAGTTCGGCGGCCTTTGCGCCGAGCGGAAAATGGCTCGCCACCGCCGGCCAGGACGGGGAGTTGCGCGTTTGGGATCTAGACCGGGGGATCGAGCAATACCACCTCGCGAGCGACGCCGATCCGAATGCGTTCGTTGGTTTCGGGCCGCACGGGTCTACGCTGCTCGAAATCGGAGGGGGACGGGTTCGCAGTTGGGACGCCGTCACGGGGAGAATGACCCGAGCGATCGCGTGTTCCATCGACAACCGATGGGCTAATGTGCATAGATTGTCGGCCGACGGTTCTCAATCGGCTGTAGCTTGGCACTCGGGCGTTGGTGCCTGGGACGTGGCGACCGGGCGCGAGTTGGGCTCCGCTGTCGAGATGCCGCACGAGTCCGTTCACCCGGTCGTTTTCTCACGCGACGGGGCGACACTGGCCACGTCAACACTCGACGTCAACGGCGCCGCGGTGCAGTTGTGGGACTCCGACGGGCGCCCGCGCCAGCGGTTCGCGATCCCTCCCGGTCAACTCGTATGGGGTTGCGACTTCGCCGCCGACGGGTCGCTGTCGGCTCTGATCGGAACCGCGACTCAGCTTCCACTCGATCCACCGGATCGCATTTCACGGTGGGACGCCAGAACGGGTGCGAGGTTCGCGGAATCGCGCTTGCCCGCTGGGGTGCGTAGTGTTGCGTTCGCACCGGACGGGCACCACATGGCCGTCGCGTTAGCGGAGGGTGTCTCGCTGTGTAACCGCGCGACCGGCCGCGTGGTGAGGAAGCTACCCGGAGCGTGTACCGCGGACGCTCTGACGTTTTCGGCCGACGAGAGTACGCTCGCCGCGTTGGACGCAGCCACTGGAGAAATTACGATTTGGTCACTCGCTGGGGGGCGGGAGCGGAAATGGCCCGTGTCTGCGGACCCGAAGGTGCGGGCTTCGCTTCGCCGGTCGCTCGCACTCTCCCCCGACGGGCGCCTGCTCGCGATCGGAACCGAGGATTTCAAGATCGGTATCCGCGTCATGAATGTCGCGACCGGAACTGAGGTATGGGAGCTCGCCGGTCAGCTCCACGGATGGAGGCAGGAATTCGCCTTCGCGCCCGACGGGAGAACCATCGCGGCGTGCGGGTTCGATGGGGCCGTGCGGGTGTGGGAGTTGGCGAGCGGGCGCGAGCGGTACCGGCTCGCCGGGCACCGCAGCGGGGTCGGAGCGGTGACGTTCAGCCCCGACGGGCGCCGGCTCGCTTCGGCCAGCTTCGACTGCACCGTCCTGATCTGGGACGTGTCCACCCCGCAGCAACCGGTACCGACCGACCGGCCGACCGTGGCACAGCTTTGGGACGCACTGATCGCCCCGGACGCCGCAGCGGGGCACCGGGCGCTCGTTTCCTTTGCGGCGACCCCCGAGACATCGGTACCCCTCTTGAGAGATCGGCTGTGCCCAGGCTCGGACACGCGATCGACGGATTTGGGAGACGAACGCGACCCGAAATCACCGGCGCACCGCGCAACCGCGCGGGGTATCGAAGCGCTTGAACGAATGGGCTACGATCCGGCCGCCAAACAGCTCCTTGAGGATCTTGCGAAGCACCCGATCGAGAGCGTTTCGGGACGCGAGGCGCGCCGGGCTCTCGATCGGCTCGCGGGTTCGTTGAAGCGTGACTAA
- a CDS encoding 5-formyltetrahydrofolate cyclo-ligase — MTEDTQPTDAQTMKSFIRELARKNRVAQKNKDAISLEICHKFTALPAYAAAKTVMWYVDAGSEVRTRHTLPEALTHGKRVIVPWCIVETNELELFWLEDMSELVEGAYKILEPKADLRDLSAKKVQPEELDLVMVPGTAFDQRGGRMGQGKGYYDRLLSRARPDAPLVALSFDCQIFEEIPVAAHDVFMDQVLTESRTIIGKGRAGK, encoded by the coding sequence ATGACCGAAGATACCCAACCGACCGACGCGCAGACGATGAAATCGTTCATCCGTGAACTCGCGCGCAAGAACCGGGTCGCTCAGAAGAACAAGGACGCGATCAGCCTGGAGATTTGTCACAAGTTCACGGCGCTGCCGGCCTATGCCGCCGCGAAAACGGTGATGTGGTACGTGGACGCCGGGAGCGAGGTGCGCACGCGGCACACGCTCCCGGAGGCGCTCACCCACGGCAAGCGAGTGATCGTCCCGTGGTGCATCGTCGAGACCAACGAACTCGAACTGTTCTGGCTCGAAGACATGAGTGAACTGGTCGAGGGCGCGTACAAGATCTTGGAACCAAAGGCGGACCTGCGCGACCTTTCGGCGAAGAAGGTGCAACCGGAGGAACTCGACCTCGTAATGGTGCCGGGCACGGCCTTTGACCAACGCGGCGGGCGGATGGGGCAGGGCAAGGGGTACTACGACCGCCTGCTCTCTCGCGCTCGGCCGGATGCGCCGCTCGTCGCCCTTAGCTTCGACTGTCAGATCTTTGAAGAGATCCCGGTTGCGGCACACGACGTCTTCATGGACCAGGTTCTGACCGAATCACGCACCATCATCGGTAAGGGCCGAGCGGGGAAGTGA
- the carB gene encoding carbamoyl-phosphate synthase large subunit → MPKRTDIKKILLIGSGPIIIGQACEFDYSGTQACKALREEGYSVVLVNSNPATIMTDPETADRTYIEPITWEVVEKIIVAERPDALLPTLGGQTALNTAMDLFKKGVLAKHGVEMIGANADVIDKAEDRQRFKDAMLKIGVSVPKSVVVHSLEEAMRAVEEVGLPCVLRPSFTMGGTGGGIAYNRDEYRDLITHGLQLSPTTEVLVEESVIGWKEYELEVMRDRADNVVIICSIENLDPMGVHTGDSITVAPAQTLSDKEYQRMRDKAKDIIREIGVETGGSNIQFAINPADGRMIAIEMNPRVSRSSALASKATGFPIAKIAAKLAVGYTLDELRNDITRETPACFEPTIDYVVTKVPRFAFEKFPEANPTLTTQMKSVGETMAIGRTFKESLQKALRGLEVNRFGLGCDKRDRWGTANPPAREEITFKLSSPNAERVWYLRYAFLAGMSLDEIHQRTKIDPWFLRGVEDLVNIEHELRAVGSLDKVTPELMLKAKQSGFIDRQLAHIWNVAEAEVRKLRKSFGIEAVFKSVDTCAAEFEAYTPYYYSTYEPGARVQQPGQPVFFSPGEDEVRPFSGKSRIMILGGGPNRIGQGIEFDYCCVQAAFALRDNGYEVIMVNSNPETVSTDYDTSDHLFFEPLTPEDVLNINDKMKPEGVIVQFGGQTPLNLATPLQDAGVPIIGTSVDSIDVAENRERFAKLVNEIGLLQPANGTAVDESQALRVARRIGFPILVRPSFVLGGRDMKIVYNEDELTAYIRRVEPDLSRDRPVLIDQFLENATEVDVDCLSDGTRTVIGGVMQHIEEAGIHSGDSACVIPPYSLPADVISEIKVQARKLATALNVKGLMNIQFAVAGIRAGGIVTDKPKVYILEANPRASRTVPFVSKATGVPLARLAALVMVGKTLDELGVKDEVIPTHYSIKESVFPFNKFPGVDIILGPEMKSTGEVMGIDDSMPMAFAKAQLAASSRLPEGGTVFISVANRDKDAVLPIARGFAEMGFKVIATRGTAQFLRERGVPVEDVPKIAEGRPNLLDHMKNGKVQLVINTPTGRGSSTDESKIRAEAVASRVTAITTLSAAQAAVEACRALKQQQLTVTALQDRFPQK, encoded by the coding sequence ATGCCGAAACGTACCGACATCAAGAAGATCCTGCTCATCGGCTCCGGCCCCATCATCATTGGCCAAGCGTGCGAGTTCGACTACTCGGGAACGCAGGCCTGCAAAGCACTTCGCGAAGAGGGTTATTCGGTCGTCCTGGTGAATTCCAACCCGGCGACCATCATGACCGACCCGGAGACGGCCGACCGCACGTACATTGAGCCGATCACCTGGGAAGTTGTTGAGAAAATCATCGTTGCGGAGCGCCCGGACGCGCTCCTGCCCACCCTCGGCGGGCAGACCGCGCTCAACACCGCGATGGACCTGTTCAAGAAGGGCGTGTTGGCGAAGCACGGCGTCGAGATGATCGGCGCCAACGCGGACGTGATCGATAAGGCCGAGGACCGGCAGCGGTTCAAGGACGCGATGCTGAAGATCGGCGTCTCCGTGCCGAAATCGGTCGTGGTTCACTCGCTCGAAGAGGCGATGCGCGCGGTCGAAGAAGTGGGGCTGCCGTGCGTGCTGCGCCCGAGCTTTACGATGGGCGGCACCGGCGGCGGGATCGCGTACAACCGCGACGAGTACCGCGACCTCATCACCCACGGGCTGCAGCTCTCGCCCACCACGGAAGTGCTCGTCGAAGAGTCCGTGATCGGCTGGAAAGAGTACGAATTAGAGGTGATGCGCGACCGGGCCGATAACGTCGTCATCATCTGCTCCATCGAGAACCTCGACCCGATGGGGGTCCACACCGGCGACAGCATCACGGTCGCGCCCGCGCAAACGCTCTCCGACAAGGAGTACCAGCGGATGCGCGACAAGGCGAAGGACATCATCCGCGAGATCGGGGTCGAGACCGGCGGGAGCAACATCCAGTTCGCGATCAACCCGGCCGATGGGCGCATGATCGCGATCGAAATGAATCCGCGCGTGTCCCGCAGTAGCGCCCTCGCGTCGAAGGCCACCGGGTTCCCGATCGCGAAGATCGCGGCCAAACTCGCTGTCGGGTATACGCTCGACGAACTCCGCAACGACATCACGCGCGAGACGCCGGCCTGCTTCGAGCCGACCATCGACTACGTCGTGACGAAGGTTCCTCGATTCGCGTTCGAGAAGTTCCCGGAAGCGAACCCGACGCTCACCACGCAGATGAAGAGCGTCGGCGAGACGATGGCGATCGGGCGCACGTTCAAGGAATCGCTCCAGAAGGCGCTCCGCGGCCTGGAAGTCAACCGCTTCGGCCTCGGTTGCGACAAGCGCGACCGGTGGGGCACCGCGAATCCGCCCGCGCGTGAGGAAATCACGTTCAAGCTCTCCAGTCCCAACGCGGAACGGGTCTGGTACCTGCGGTACGCTTTCCTCGCCGGGATGTCGCTCGACGAGATCCACCAGCGCACGAAGATCGATCCGTGGTTCCTGCGCGGCGTCGAGGATCTGGTCAACATCGAACACGAACTGCGTGCGGTCGGATCGCTCGATAAAGTGACGCCCGAGCTGATGCTGAAAGCCAAGCAGAGTGGGTTCATCGATCGACAACTGGCGCACATTTGGAACGTCGCGGAAGCCGAAGTTCGGAAGCTCCGCAAGAGTTTCGGAATCGAGGCGGTGTTCAAAAGCGTGGACACGTGCGCGGCCGAGTTCGAGGCGTACACACCGTACTACTACTCGACCTACGAACCTGGTGCGCGGGTCCAGCAGCCGGGCCAGCCCGTGTTCTTTTCCCCGGGCGAAGACGAGGTCCGTCCGTTCAGCGGGAAGTCGCGGATCATGATCCTCGGCGGGGGACCGAACCGGATCGGCCAGGGCATCGAGTTCGACTACTGCTGCGTGCAAGCCGCGTTCGCGCTGCGTGACAACGGCTACGAAGTCATCATGGTGAACTCGAACCCCGAGACCGTGAGCACCGACTACGACACGTCCGACCACCTGTTCTTCGAGCCGCTCACGCCCGAGGACGTGCTCAACATCAACGACAAGATGAAGCCCGAGGGCGTGATCGTGCAGTTCGGCGGACAAACACCGCTGAACCTCGCCACGCCGCTCCAGGACGCGGGCGTGCCCATCATCGGGACGAGCGTGGACAGCATCGACGTGGCCGAGAACCGCGAGCGGTTCGCCAAGCTCGTCAACGAAATCGGGCTGCTCCAGCCCGCGAACGGCACGGCGGTGGACGAATCGCAGGCTCTCCGCGTCGCGCGCCGGATCGGGTTCCCGATTCTGGTGCGCCCGAGCTTCGTGCTCGGCGGGCGCGACATGAAGATCGTCTACAACGAGGACGAACTCACCGCGTACATTCGCCGGGTCGAACCCGATTTGTCGCGCGACCGCCCGGTGCTGATCGACCAGTTCCTCGAAAACGCGACCGAAGTCGACGTGGACTGCCTGAGCGACGGTACCCGCACCGTGATCGGCGGCGTGATGCAGCACATTGAGGAAGCCGGGATCCACTCCGGCGACTCCGCGTGCGTGATCCCACCGTACAGTTTGCCCGCGGACGTCATTTCGGAGATCAAGGTTCAGGCGCGCAAGTTGGCCACCGCACTGAACGTAAAAGGGCTGATGAACATCCAGTTTGCGGTCGCCGGGATTCGCGCGGGCGGGATCGTCACCGATAAGCCCAAGGTTTACATCCTCGAAGCGAACCCGCGTGCGAGCCGAACAGTTCCCTTTGTGTCGAAGGCGACCGGGGTGCCACTCGCTCGACTCGCGGCGCTCGTCATGGTGGGTAAGACGCTCGACGAGCTGGGTGTGAAGGACGAGGTCATCCCGACGCACTACTCGATCAAAGAGAGCGTGTTCCCGTTCAACAAGTTCCCCGGCGTGGACATCATCCTCGGGCCGGAAATGAAGTCCACCGGCGAAGTCATGGGGATCGATGACTCGATGCCGATGGCATTCGCGAAAGCACAACTCGCGGCCAGTTCGCGCTTGCCCGAGGGCGGAACGGTGTTCATCTCCGTCGCGAACCGCGACAAAGACGCGGTGCTCCCGATCGCACGCGGGTTCGCCGAGATGGGCTTCAAGGTGATCGCGACGCGCGGGACCGCACAGTTCTTACGCGAACGCGGCGTGCCGGTGGAGGACGTTCCGAAAATCGCGGAGGGGCGCCCGAACCTGCTCGACCACATGAAGAACGGGAAGGTGCAGTTGGTCATCAACACACCGACCGGGCGGGGCAGTTCCACCGACGAGTCGAAGATTCGGGCCGAAGCGGTCGCGAGCCGTGTGACCGCGATCACCACGCTGTCCGCCGCACAAGCCGCCGTCGAAGCGTGCCGGGCGCTCAAACAGCAGCAACTAACCGTTACCGCACTTCAGGACCGATTCCCGCAGAAATGA